From one Lycium ferocissimum isolate CSIRO_LF1 chromosome 7, AGI_CSIRO_Lferr_CH_V1, whole genome shotgun sequence genomic stretch:
- the LOC132064806 gene encoding uncharacterized protein LOC132064806, whose translation MALKSVFDSSVIRAEFDKAGINTRFIPLIWKYVIQNPDCNWEDIPSLPSSAYTLLAAKFKTSTSLVDSVLESNDGVTTKLLIKLQNGAFVECVIMRYDSSLGKLNGKPRPGGPRSTLCVSSQVGCKMGCTFCATGSMGFKNNLSSGEIVEQLVHASRLSTIRNIVFMGMGEPLNNYSALVDAIRVMTASPFQISPRKITVSTVGIIHAITKLHNDVPNLNLAVSLHAPVQDIRCKIMPAARAFPLEKLMNALLEYQKKSQQKIFIEYIMLDGVNDEEQQAHQLGKLLEAFQVVVNLIPFNPIGSLSHFSTSTNQKVIRFQKILRDIYDIRTTVRKEMGQDISGACGQLVVNLPDKRSISSAAPLTDIEDLRRR comes from the exons ATGGCATTAAAATCAGTATTCGATTCTTCAGTTATTAGGGCCGAATTCGACAAGGCTGGAATCAACACTCGCTTCATCCCTCTTATTTGGAA GTATGTAATACAGAACCCAGATTGCAATTGGGAAGATATTCCATCTTTGCCCTCCTCGGCTTACACTTTGCTTGCTGCAAAGTTCAAAACTTCGACATCCCTTGTTGACTCTGTCTTGGAATCAAACGATGGGGTCACCACTAAGCTCCTCATCAAGTTGCAG AATGGAGCATTTGTGGAGTGTGTGATTATGAGATATGACTCAAGCTTGGGGAAATTAAACGGAAAGCCTCGTCCTGGAGGACCAAGATCAACCTTGTGTGTATCCTCTCAG GTTGGGTGCAAAATGGGCTGCACATTCTGTGCTACAGGAAGCATGGGGTTCAAAAATAACCTGTCTTCTGGAGAGATAGTTGAACAATTGGTGCATGCCTCTCGTTTATCAACCATCCGTAATATTGTTTTCATG GGAATGGGGGAACCGTTGAACAACTACTCTGCCCTGGTGGACGCCATACGAGTGATGACAGCATCTCCATTTCAGATCTCTCCTAGAAAAATTACAGTCTCAACG GTTGGAATAATTCATGCCATCACCAAGCTCCACAATGACGTCCCGAATTTGAACCTGGCTGTCTCTTTGCATGCACCAGTCCAAGATATCCGTTGTAAGATAATGCCTGCAGCAAGAGCTTTTCCTTTGGAAAAACTCATGAATGCACTGCTAGAATATCAAAAGAAAAG CCAGCAGAAGATCTTTATTGAATACATAATGCTTGATGGAGTAAATGATGAGGAGCAGCAAGCCCATCAGCTTGGGAAACTGCTAGAAGCGTTTCAAGTG GTTGTGAATCTCATACCTTTTAATCCAATTGGATCATTAAGTCATTTCAGTACTAGTACCAATCAGAAAGTCATCAGGTTTCAGAAAATATTGAGGGATATCTATGATATTCGCACAACTGTCCGCAAGGAAATGGGCCAAGATATAAGCGGTGCCTGTGGTCAATTGGTGGTTAATCTACCAGATAAGCGCTCTATCAGCAGTGCAGCTCCTCTAACAGATATTGAGGATCTTCGTAGGCGGTAG
- the LOC132064807 gene encoding uncharacterized protein LOC132064807, translated as MSSRREGRDSDSKRHRSRFDQEPSPKRSRKHSRQETERPPTTHNLDGGNNSERDLKYHRRVQDVVPLDAPSAQDSKSERNARKPADNITVKDDGIKGSSGPNEGSRHRSSKHSSNPSEVPRSTSFFQHDERGSAGQVDRSSRHKAATERGWWKDAREPSNRATTNDKQMNDEKSKVSGKQNDGWRHDRYFEVKEDPKPPVKKRSFREEKIPVDTEKVDKAATEPVKPNPSHPEVDDGRKNGRADHMPRHPGRYERPFTGERDANRGETWRGKFPSRDRYHGNGGDYRGRDRFNSRQGQNPSKVVEKWKHDLYDEANKSPTPKNEEDRIAKIEALLAS; from the exons ATGTCGTCTCGTCGAGAAGGTCGCGACTCTGACTCTAAACGTCACCGTTCTCGATTCGATCAAGAACCCAG TCCAAAGAGATCTAGGAAACACAGTAGACAAGAAACTGAGAGGCCACCTACCACACACAATTTAGATGGTGGAAACAATTCAGAACGGGATTTAAAATACCACCGTCGGGTGCAAGATGTCGTGCCTCTTGATGCTCCGTCAGCACAAGATTCGAAGTCAGAAAGAAATGCGAGGAAACCAGCTGATAATATAACAGTTAAAGATGACGGGATCAAAGGTTCTTCTGGTCCCAATGAAGGATCTCGTCATCGATCATCCAAACATTCTTCAAATCCATCAGAAGTGCCTCGTTCTACCTCATTTTTTCAG CACGATGAGCGTGGTAGTGCTGGGCAAGTTGATCGAAGCTCCAGGCATAAGGCAGCAACTG AGCGAGGATGGTGGAAAGATGCGAGAGAGCCGTCGAACAGAGCCACAACAAATGATAAGCAGATGAATGATGAGAAGAGCAAAGTTTCAGGCAAACAAAATGATGGTTGGCGCCATGACAGGTACTTTGAAGTAAAGGAAGATCCTAAACCACCTGTGAAGAAAAGGTCATTTAGGGAGGAAAAGATTCCAGTGGATACTGAGAAAGTTGATAAAGCAGCAACGGAGCCTGTTAAGCCTAATCCGTCTCACCCTGAAGTGGACGACGGAAGAAAGAATGGAAGAGCTGACCATATGCCACGTCATCCTGGTAGATATGAGAGACCATTTACTGGTGAGAGGGATGCAAATAGGGGTGAAACATGGAGGGGCAAGTTTCCGTCAAGAGACAGGTACCATGGCAATGGTGGTGACTACAGGGGGAGAGACAGATTCAATTCAAGGCAAGGACAAAATCCAAGTAAGGTGGTTGAAAAGTGGAAACATGATCTTTATGATGAGGCAAATAAGAGTCCAACTCCGAAGAATGAAGAAGATCGAATAGCAAAAATCGAAGCACTCTTGGCTTCATAG